A stretch of Synechococcus sp. WH 8020 DNA encodes these proteins:
- a CDS encoding cytochrome P450 encodes MPSATLPTATLPNTGAVTGLRETLDFFNDPAFAQQRFAIHGDVFETKLLGQRIVFIRGDRAIADLLSQGDVLEGWWPKSVRELLGKRSLVNRSGPGHKARRRVVGQLFSSAALIRYTPSIQGLVDELIIELREAEAPLPLVPRMRRFAFAVIATTVLGLDGSSSDELFADFEIWSKALFSFPIALPGTPFARALASRQRILSRLKGVLRRDGARSGGLDLLSGGLDEAGIPLDDDDLVEQLLLLLFAGYETTASSLSCLFRALLLHPDAQSWLLSEVLEYPKNVDTLPRSPRLDATVLEVMRLTPPVGGFFRRNLRSIKLADVEVPENRVIQVTLRSTPPAGINELGAFRPQRHLDGSFNQTLLPFGAGERVCLGKALADLEIRLMAVGLLRNLSLQLVADQDLSLQQIPSPTPRGGLLVRAERR; translated from the coding sequence ATGCCTTCCGCGACTCTTCCCACCGCGACCTTGCCCAATACGGGTGCGGTGACCGGTCTGAGAGAGACCCTTGATTTCTTTAACGATCCAGCGTTTGCCCAGCAGCGCTTTGCCATCCATGGCGATGTTTTTGAAACAAAACTGCTTGGTCAACGCATCGTGTTCATTCGCGGTGATCGAGCCATTGCCGATCTACTCAGCCAGGGCGATGTGCTGGAAGGTTGGTGGCCAAAAAGTGTGCGTGAACTGCTCGGGAAACGCTCGCTGGTGAACCGCAGTGGGCCTGGTCACAAGGCCCGTCGCCGGGTGGTTGGGCAACTGTTTTCCAGTGCTGCCCTCATCCGTTACACCCCTTCGATCCAGGGCTTGGTTGATGAACTGATCATTGAGTTGAGAGAAGCGGAAGCTCCTCTCCCTCTTGTTCCCAGGATGCGCCGTTTCGCCTTCGCCGTGATCGCTACCACCGTGTTGGGCCTGGATGGCTCCAGCAGTGATGAGCTTTTCGCTGATTTTGAGATCTGGTCAAAAGCCCTGTTTTCATTCCCAATTGCGTTGCCAGGAACGCCTTTCGCCCGTGCTCTGGCTTCAAGACAGCGCATTCTGTCGCGATTGAAGGGTGTTCTGCGCAGGGATGGTGCCCGATCAGGTGGGCTTGATTTGCTCAGCGGTGGTCTCGATGAAGCAGGCATTCCGCTTGATGATGATGATCTGGTGGAACAGCTCCTGCTCTTACTGTTCGCCGGTTATGAGACAACCGCGTCATCGCTGAGTTGCCTATTCCGTGCCCTGCTGCTTCATCCGGATGCCCAGTCTTGGCTGTTGTCCGAAGTTCTTGAATATCCCAAGAATGTCGACACCTTGCCGCGATCGCCTCGGCTGGATGCCACGGTTTTGGAGGTGATGCGCCTCACTCCTCCTGTAGGAGGCTTCTTCCGTCGCAATCTGCGCTCGATCAAGCTTGCCGATGTGGAGGTTCCCGAGAATCGCGTGATCCAAGTGACACTGAGATCGACACCTCCTGCTGGAATCAATGAACTTGGCGCCTTTCGTCCGCAGCGTCATCTGGATGGGTCGTTCAATCAGACGCTTTTACCTTTTGGAGCTGGTGAACGGGTCTGTCTGGGTAAAGCCCTGGCGGACCTGGAGATCCGTTTGATGGCTGTGGGCCTGCTCCGTAATCTGAGCTTGCAGCTGGTAGCGGACCAGGATCTCTCGCTACAACAGATTCCCAGCCCCACTCCCCGCGGTGGCCTTTTGGTGAGAGCGGAGCGGAGGTGA